A genomic stretch from Aedes albopictus strain Foshan chromosome 2, AalbF5, whole genome shotgun sequence includes:
- the LOC109422580 gene encoding transmembrane protein 223 has product MILRLLTTSIQHRVATLSPGNVLTRIAVQIPKFPIVLSQLRANLSTTGRLAVNPVATRAYDINTKVVKDVMLYKYDNPRFYRILNIFAITQFLFWGYLSHFAYNTLRDTPVPEGNSEELAWYERINLGENKYRNGIAIMSFLIGYGILFTAWMFTLRSVRFLILRKGGEKVSVVTYGPFGKNRIMEVPVNCISAQESREAARVTIPIKIKNRSFFYVVDKKGEFTNARLYDYTVGMRRNWK; this is encoded by the exons ATGATACTGCGGCTACTCACCACCTCCATCCAGCACCGTGTGGCCACTTTGTCCCCGGGAAATGTGCTAACCCGCATCGCCGTACAAATTCCAAAGTTTCCGATAGTCCTGAGCCAACTGCGAGCCAATTTGAGTACGACCGGCCGGCTTGCGGTCAATCCGGTGGCAACACGCGCCTACGACATCAACACCAAAGTGGTCAAGGATGTGATGCTCTACAAGTACGACAACCCGCGCTTCTACCGGATATTGAACATTTTCGCCATCACTCAGTTCCTGTTCTGGGGATATTTGTCACACTTTGCCTACAATACGTTGCGGGATACGCCGGTTCCTGAGGGAAACAGTGAGGAACTGGCTTGGTACGAGCGTATTAACCTGGGAGAGAACAAGTACCGTAACGGAATTGCTATCATGTCCTTCTTGATAG GATACGGAATTCTCTTCACTGCATGGATGTTCACGCTCCGGTCGGTGCGATTTTTAATCCTTAGGAAAGGCGGCGAAAAAGTCAGCGTGGTGACTTATGGACCATTCGGTAAAAATCGCATTATGGAGGTGCCCGTGAATTGTATTTCTGCTCAGGAATCCAGAGAAGCTGCCCGTGTAACAATTCCCATTAAAATTAAGAATCGCTCCTTTTTCTACGTTGTGGACAAGAAGGGCGAATTTACAAACGCTCGGCTGTATGACTACACCGTTGGCATGAGACGAAACTGGAAGTAA
- the LOC109422586 gene encoding H/ACA ribonucleoprotein complex subunit 3 — protein sequence MYLMYTLNEKGERVYTLKKNDVEGNPTQSAHPARFSPEDKYSRHRIIIKKRFGLLLTQRPEPVY from the exons ATGTATCTGATGTATACTCTGAACGAGAAAGGAGAACGAGTGTACACTCTGAAG AAAAATGATGTCGAAGGAAACCCAACTCAATCCGCACATCCGGCGCGATTCTCCCCGGAAGATAAATACTCCCGCCATCGTATCATCATCAAGAAGCGGTTCGGTTTACTGTTGACTCAGCGTCCCGAACCAGTTTATTAA